The region AACCTCGACCTCCTCGACCACGTTCACGATCTGGAAGAGGTCCACGGCCCCGGTGTCGTCGTTGTAGTGCGGCTCGAGCTCGAACTGGGGTCCGAACGTTTTCTTGGCGGCGGTGACAATGGCTTGTTTCAGAGTCTCGATCAGAACCTCGCGATCGAGACCCTTGTCCTTGCCCACCTGCTCGATGACCATGTTCAGATTCGGCTGCATCGTCGTCGTTCCTTGGCTTCCTGCCTCACAGCTCCTCATCGAGCGCCGCCCGCCGCAACCCCGACAGCTCGAGCTCGAAGAGTCGACCGTCCACGTCCACTGCCACCACCCCGTCCGCCACCCGCTTCACCGTCCCCGAGAAGGCCTTCCTCCCGTCCACGGGGACGCGCATCTCCAGCTTCACCCGCCGCCCCACGCACCGGCGGAAGTCGCGCTCCTTGCGGACGCGCCGCTTCACGCCCGGAGACGAGAGCTCGAGGCGATACGCGCCCTCGATCACGTCCTCCACGTCGAGCACCGCCCCGAGCTGGCGACTGGCTTGCTCGCAGTCCCCGTGGGTGACCGTCGAGCGCCCGAACCCCGCGCCCTCCTCACCGGGGGGCTGGGGATGATCGATGAACACCCGGAGGATCCATCCCGCGCCGTCCCGCACGTACTCGAGGTCCACGAGCTCATACCCCACCGCCGCCAACCCCGCCTCACAAATCTTGAAAAGCTCGCTGACATCCACCATGGGGTGCGCTCTCCGCCTCCCACAACGCCCTAAGCCCGCCCGGTCAAAAAAAAAGTGGGCCGACCGATGGGGGGCCCACTGGCACTACTTCCCACCTAACTACGGAGAGTGGCTAGCACAATGGGCAAGCCATTGCAACACGGAAAAAGGCCCACGCCACCGAGCGCTACGCGCGAGCAGGCCACGGCATAGCACATCCGGGCGGCGCCAGCGCGCGTCCTGTCGCTACACGCCCGACAGATCCCGCCGATGGGTAGGCTACCAGCGCGGTGCATCGCGGGGAGCCGGGCGGGTAAGGAGGATGGCACGTGGGGCTCCGACTCGGCCAGCGTTCCGACTGGGCTCCTCCCCCCGGGGCAGGCAGTGAGGCGCCCAAGGTCCCCGCCGCCCCGCGCAGCCCGGGGTTTCGCCTCCCGGCAGCCGCAGGGCTGGCCTCGGCGCTTCTCGGAG is a window of Deltaproteobacteria bacterium DNA encoding:
- a CDS encoding ribosome maturation factor RimP, whose product is MVDVSELFKICEAGLAAVGYELVDLEYVRDGAGWILRVFIDHPQPPGEEGAGFGRSTVTHGDCEQASRQLGAVLDVEDVIEGAYRLELSSPGVKRRVRKERDFRRCVGRRVKLEMRVPVDGRKAFSGTVKRVADGVVAVDVDGRLFELELSGLRRAALDEEL